In Arthrobacter sp. SLBN-83, one DNA window encodes the following:
- a CDS encoding ABC transporter ATP-binding protein: MRSPQSPVLSIHGLIKDVGPLSSMDGKMLRVVSGVSLVAERGQVTALLGANGAGKTTTLECAQGLQKRTGGSISLLGQDPATAGAELRSRVGVMLQDGGLPPSARPLPLLRHIAGLYARPWPLEDLVARLGIDTFSRTSVRRLSGGQKQRLALAAALIGRPEVLFLDEPSAGLDPQSRQLVFDLIAELRDGGMGIILTTHLMDDAQRLADYVYIIDGGRNVAEGTVQELLQRSPATEHGADHVRTLAFEAPAGLDLAAVLPDDVDFSEARAGSYTVTGALTPRHLSALAQWWEAKGIMPASLSLEARSLEDVFLDISGKDIR; encoded by the coding sequence GTGCGATCCCCCCAGTCCCCCGTCCTGTCCATCCATGGGCTCATCAAGGACGTAGGCCCCTTGTCCAGTATGGACGGCAAGATGCTTAGGGTTGTCAGCGGCGTTTCCCTCGTTGCGGAACGAGGACAGGTAACTGCCCTTCTCGGCGCCAACGGTGCCGGGAAGACAACAACCCTCGAATGCGCCCAGGGCCTGCAGAAGCGTACCGGCGGCAGCATCTCGCTGCTGGGCCAGGACCCCGCAACTGCCGGCGCTGAGCTGCGCTCCCGCGTAGGTGTGATGCTCCAGGACGGCGGCCTCCCGCCGTCGGCCCGTCCCTTGCCGCTGTTGCGGCACATCGCCGGGCTGTACGCCCGCCCCTGGCCGCTGGAGGACCTGGTGGCCCGGCTGGGCATCGATACCTTCAGCCGCACCAGCGTCCGCAGGTTGTCCGGGGGCCAGAAGCAGCGGCTGGCGCTTGCCGCGGCCCTCATCGGACGGCCCGAAGTCCTGTTCCTTGACGAGCCCAGCGCCGGCCTGGACCCGCAGTCCCGGCAGCTCGTGTTCGACCTGATCGCCGAACTGCGCGACGGCGGCATGGGCATCATCCTGACCACCCACCTCATGGATGACGCCCAGCGCCTGGCGGACTACGTGTACATCATCGACGGCGGCCGCAACGTCGCCGAAGGAACCGTCCAGGAACTGCTGCAGCGCAGCCCGGCCACGGAACACGGCGCAGACCACGTCCGGACGCTCGCGTTTGAAGCACCCGCCGGACTCGACCTGGCTGCAGTGCTGCCGGACGACGTGGACTTCTCCGAAGCCCGGGCCGGCAGCTACACGGTGACCGGCGCGCTCACACCGCGCCACCTGTCCGCGCTGGCGCAATGGTGGGAAGCGAAGGGCATCATGCCGGCATCACTGAGCCTTGAGGCGCGTAGCCTTGAAGACGTCTTTTTGGACATTTCGGGAAAGGACATCCGATGA
- the sufD gene encoding Fe-S cluster assembly protein SufD, with the protein MTAEATTEKARIGAPSIAGFTEEGEHLVASKVDRHHSHGTQVMASRAERLTSHDVADFAVPNGREEEWRFTPVRELANLLSDAPSEDGVLDVSVEAPAAVVQRTLGAGESPRGATLVPADRAAVVASANAAGAQLISIPANAELDAPVRVVLTGNGAGRRSNSHVVIEAGANSRGVVILEHGGIADHNGNVEVLVREGAQLTVVSVQLWEDDAKHLAQHDAEVAKDAVYKHIAVTLGGKIVRLNSNVRFAGEGAEAELLGLYFADAGQHLEHRSFVDHNVANCKSNVLYKGALQGKGAHTVWVGDVLIQKQAEGTDSYEKNQNLVLTDGCRADSVPNLEIETGLIEGAGHASATGRFDDEHLFYLMARGIPEDVARRLVVRGFLNEIIQQIKVPALEERLTEAVERELAATEN; encoded by the coding sequence ATGACTGCCGAAGCAACTACCGAAAAGGCGCGCATCGGCGCACCGTCGATCGCAGGTTTCACCGAGGAAGGCGAACACCTGGTCGCCTCCAAGGTTGACCGCCACCACAGCCACGGCACCCAGGTCATGGCTTCCCGGGCCGAGCGCCTCACCAGCCACGATGTGGCCGACTTCGCAGTGCCCAACGGCCGGGAAGAGGAATGGCGCTTCACGCCGGTTCGCGAACTGGCCAACCTGCTCTCCGACGCTCCGTCGGAGGACGGCGTCCTGGACGTTTCCGTCGAGGCGCCCGCCGCCGTCGTGCAGCGTACCCTTGGCGCAGGCGAGTCCCCCCGTGGTGCCACCCTGGTCCCCGCCGACCGTGCCGCCGTCGTCGCTTCCGCCAACGCCGCTGGCGCCCAGCTGATCTCGATCCCGGCCAACGCCGAGCTGGACGCTCCGGTACGTGTTGTCCTGACCGGCAACGGCGCGGGCCGCCGCAGCAACTCCCACGTGGTGATCGAGGCCGGCGCCAACAGCCGCGGCGTGGTGATCCTGGAACATGGCGGCATCGCCGACCACAACGGCAACGTCGAGGTCCTGGTCCGCGAGGGCGCCCAGCTGACCGTGGTTTCCGTGCAGCTGTGGGAAGACGACGCCAAGCACCTGGCCCAGCACGACGCCGAGGTTGCCAAGGACGCCGTGTACAAGCACATCGCGGTGACCCTTGGCGGCAAGATCGTCCGCCTGAACTCCAACGTCCGGTTTGCCGGTGAAGGGGCCGAGGCCGAACTTCTGGGCCTCTACTTCGCGGACGCAGGCCAGCACCTGGAGCACCGCTCCTTCGTGGACCACAACGTGGCCAACTGCAAGTCCAACGTCCTGTACAAGGGCGCGCTGCAGGGCAAGGGTGCGCACACGGTCTGGGTGGGTGACGTGCTGATCCAGAAGCAGGCCGAAGGCACCGACTCCTACGAGAAGAACCAGAACCTGGTCCTCACCGACGGCTGCCGTGCGGACTCCGTGCCCAACCTCGAGATCGAGACCGGCCTGATCGAGGGTGCCGGCCACGCCAGCGCCACCGGCCGGTTCGACGACGAGCACCTGTTCTACCTGATGGCCCGCGGCATCCCCGAGGATGTTGCCCGCCGCCTGGTGGTCCGCGGCTTCCTCAACGAGATCATCCAGCAGATCAAGGTCCCGGCCCTCGAAGAGCGCCTGACCGAAGCTGTTGAGCGCGAACTCGCGGCAACCGAAAACTAG
- a CDS encoding COX15/CtaA family protein has translation MTTASRLPQFAGRLASRLPRTVDVRIRRLAVASLIGQTLLVVTGGAVRLTASGLGCPTWPRCTSDSIVNTPEMGIHGFIEFGNRLLTFALAAVAALMLVYLWNLRKERKDLFLLALGLLASIPAQAVIGGVTVLTNLNPWVVGLHFMVSMALVVFATLLVNRAFGRTGRFLAARPAALPSVLRPVTAAVALFSAVAVMLGVVVTGAGPHAGDANAPRNDLDWDLFSHIHAVPAYLVTAGTVVALVLVFRRRITGKFRTAVLMLLGVTILQAIIGFTQYYNGIPALLVAAHMLGAALLMAASTNAWDIAHSSAVETRSSAR, from the coding sequence GTGACCACGGCTTCACGCCTTCCCCAGTTCGCCGGCCGCCTGGCCTCGCGGCTCCCCCGCACCGTGGACGTCCGCATCCGCCGGCTTGCCGTAGCGTCCCTGATCGGCCAGACGCTCCTGGTGGTCACCGGCGGCGCAGTCCGGTTGACCGCATCAGGCCTGGGCTGCCCCACATGGCCCCGCTGCACCTCGGACTCGATTGTGAACACCCCCGAGATGGGCATCCACGGCTTCATCGAGTTCGGCAACCGGCTGCTGACGTTCGCGCTGGCCGCCGTCGCCGCCCTCATGCTGGTGTACCTGTGGAATCTGCGGAAGGAACGCAAAGACCTCTTCCTGCTGGCCCTTGGACTGCTCGCCAGCATCCCCGCACAAGCGGTGATTGGCGGCGTCACGGTCCTCACCAACCTCAACCCGTGGGTGGTGGGCCTGCACTTCATGGTGTCCATGGCCCTGGTGGTGTTCGCCACCCTGCTGGTGAACCGCGCGTTCGGCCGTACCGGCCGCTTCCTCGCCGCCCGTCCCGCCGCACTGCCTTCCGTGCTTCGCCCGGTGACAGCCGCCGTCGCCCTTTTCTCCGCCGTCGCCGTGATGCTCGGCGTGGTGGTCACGGGGGCCGGGCCGCACGCCGGTGACGCCAATGCTCCCCGCAACGACCTCGACTGGGACCTGTTCTCGCACATCCACGCCGTGCCGGCCTACCTGGTCACCGCCGGTACCGTCGTGGCGCTGGTGCTGGTCTTCAGGCGACGCATCACCGGCAAGTTCCGCACCGCTGTGCTGATGCTCCTGGGCGTCACCATCCTCCAGGCCATCATCGGCTTCACGCAGTACTACAACGGCATCCCGGCGCTGCTGGTTGCCGCCCACATGCTGGGCGCGGCACTGCTGATGGCCGCATCCACCAACGCTTGGGATATCGCCCACTCCAGCGCGGTGGAAACGCGCAGCTCCGCAAGGTAG
- a CDS encoding heme o synthase, with product MTATVSTTDTPLKASRASGAGFARKAKAYLALTKPRVIELLLVSTLPTMIYAERGFPSIGLILATLVGGAFAAGSAGAFNCYIDRDIDKLMHRTENRPLVTGEVTPREALVFSWLLGAAAIAILWFGANPLSAWLGLGAIFFYVVIYTMILKRRTAQNIVWGGAAGCFPVLIAWAAVTNSVEWPAVILFMVIFLWTPPHYWPLSMRYGEDYRNANVPMLGAIAGAKVVSVQVVLYAWAMVACSLLMIPAGGAGWVYTLTAVLAGAWFLYESHALYGRAQREDIPDKRAMKVFHGSISYLTLLFIALAVDPFIGHAIIG from the coding sequence GTGACTGCCACCGTGAGCACAACAGATACGCCGCTGAAAGCATCCCGGGCCTCGGGCGCCGGGTTTGCCCGTAAGGCCAAGGCGTATCTCGCCCTCACCAAGCCGCGGGTGATCGAGCTGCTCCTGGTCAGCACGCTGCCCACCATGATCTACGCGGAGCGTGGCTTCCCGTCCATCGGGCTGATCCTCGCCACCCTGGTGGGGGGAGCCTTTGCGGCCGGCAGCGCCGGAGCCTTCAACTGCTACATCGACCGGGACATCGACAAGCTGATGCACCGCACGGAAAACAGGCCGCTGGTCACCGGTGAAGTCACCCCGCGCGAGGCGCTGGTGTTCTCATGGCTGCTTGGCGCAGCCGCCATCGCCATCCTCTGGTTCGGTGCCAACCCGCTGTCGGCCTGGCTGGGGCTGGGGGCCATTTTCTTCTACGTGGTCATCTACACCATGATCCTTAAGCGCCGCACCGCGCAGAATATTGTGTGGGGCGGTGCTGCGGGCTGTTTCCCCGTGCTGATTGCGTGGGCCGCCGTGACCAATTCCGTGGAGTGGCCCGCCGTCATCCTGTTCATGGTGATCTTCCTGTGGACCCCGCCGCACTACTGGCCCCTGTCCATGCGCTACGGCGAGGACTACCGGAACGCCAACGTCCCCATGCTTGGCGCCATCGCCGGCGCCAAGGTGGTGTCCGTCCAGGTGGTCCTGTACGCCTGGGCCATGGTGGCCTGCTCGCTGCTGATGATCCCGGCAGGCGGCGCCGGCTGGGTCTATACCCTTACCGCCGTCCTGGCGGGGGCCTGGTTCCTCTATGAGTCCCACGCCCTGTACGGCCGTGCGCAGCGCGAGGACATCCCGGACAAGCGCGCCATGAAGGTGTTCCACGGCTCCATCAGCTACCTGACGCTGCTGTTCATCGCCCTCGCGGTGGACCCTTTTATCGGGCATGCCATCATCGGCTAG
- the sufB gene encoding Fe-S cluster assembly protein SufB: MTDQLSEKAVAENTVISEILQKNPELHGIGNYEYGWADKNDVGANARRGLDEEVVRDISAKKSEPEWMLDLRLKGLKYFDRKPMPTWGADLSGIDFDNIKYFVRSTEKQADSWEDLPEDIRNTYEKLGIPEAERSRLVSGVAAQYESEVVYHQIREDLEAQGVIFLDTDTALKEHPEIFQEYFGTVIPVGDNKFASLNTAVWSGGSFVYVPKGVHVDIPLQAYFRINTENMGQFERTLIIADEDSYVHYIEGCTAPIYTSDSLHSAVVEIIVKKGARVRYTTIQNWSNNVYNLVTKRAVCEAGGTMEWVDGNIGSKVTMKYPAVYLVGEHAKGETLSIAFAGEGQHQDTGSKMVHIAPNTKSSIISKSVARGGGRAAYRGLVQVREGAKHSANTVRCDALLVDTISRSDTYPYIDIREDDVQLGHEATVSRVSEEQLFYLMSRGMPEDEAMAMIVRGFIEPIARELPMEYALELNRLIELQMEGSVG, from the coding sequence ATGACGGACCAACTATCAGAGAAAGCAGTAGCCGAAAACACTGTGATCTCGGAGATTCTGCAAAAGAATCCCGAGCTCCACGGCATCGGCAACTACGAGTACGGCTGGGCCGACAAGAACGACGTTGGCGCCAATGCACGGCGTGGTCTCGATGAAGAGGTAGTCCGGGACATTTCGGCCAAGAAGAGCGAACCGGAATGGATGCTGGACCTCCGCCTCAAGGGCCTGAAGTACTTCGACCGCAAGCCCATGCCCACCTGGGGTGCAGACCTCTCCGGCATCGACTTCGACAACATCAAGTACTTTGTGCGCTCCACCGAGAAGCAGGCTGACAGCTGGGAAGACCTCCCGGAAGACATCCGCAACACCTACGAGAAGCTGGGCATCCCGGAAGCCGAGCGCAGCCGGCTTGTCTCGGGCGTTGCCGCCCAGTATGAGTCCGAGGTGGTCTACCACCAGATCCGTGAGGACCTCGAGGCCCAGGGCGTCATCTTCCTGGACACCGATACTGCCCTGAAGGAACACCCGGAGATCTTCCAGGAGTACTTCGGCACCGTGATCCCGGTGGGCGACAACAAGTTCGCGTCGCTGAACACCGCGGTGTGGTCCGGCGGATCCTTCGTGTACGTGCCCAAGGGCGTCCACGTTGACATCCCCCTGCAGGCCTACTTCCGCATCAACACGGAAAACATGGGCCAGTTCGAGCGCACCCTGATCATCGCGGACGAGGACTCCTACGTCCACTACATCGAAGGCTGCACGGCACCGATCTACACCTCGGATTCGCTGCACTCCGCCGTCGTGGAGATCATCGTGAAGAAGGGCGCCCGCGTCCGGTACACCACCATCCAGAACTGGTCCAACAACGTGTACAACCTGGTGACCAAGCGCGCTGTCTGCGAAGCCGGCGGCACCATGGAATGGGTTGACGGCAACATCGGCTCCAAGGTCACCATGAAGTACCCGGCCGTTTACCTGGTGGGCGAACACGCCAAGGGCGAGACCCTGTCCATCGCCTTCGCCGGCGAGGGACAGCACCAGGACACCGGCTCCAAGATGGTGCACATTGCGCCAAACACCAAGAGCTCCATCATTTCCAAATCGGTTGCCCGCGGCGGCGGCCGTGCCGCCTACCGCGGCCTGGTCCAGGTCCGCGAAGGTGCCAAGCACTCGGCCAACACCGTGCGCTGTGACGCCCTCCTGGTGGACACCATCTCCCGCTCGGACACCTACCCGTACATCGACATCCGCGAGGACGATGTGCAGCTGGGACACGAGGCCACCGTTTCCCGCGTCAGCGAGGAGCAGCTCTTCTACCTCATGTCCCGCGGCATGCCCGAGGACGAGGCCATGGCCATGATCGTGCGCGGCTTCATCGAGCCGATCGCCCGCGAACTGCCCATGGAATACGCCCTTGAGCTGAACCGCCTCATCGAACTCCAGATGGAAGGATCCGTCGGTTAA
- a CDS encoding helix-turn-helix transcriptional regulator: MTNTTAVPVAGPGRAASSPVADADERTRDRVLAAVLEHGPVSAAELGDMLGFTPAAVRRHLDHLSRAGVIEVKRVAKPGAGAGRPARRYVLSSQGQSSLGNDYLDIAALALQELQKVAGPDAVRAFAEERFADMERRYAPEIEQAGPDIRDRATALSTALSRDNFVASAATIEAKAPLPAALSSVQLCQGHCPIQQLAARFPVFCDVETEVFSRLVGVDVRRLSTLARGGHVCTTHIPTGRLSAKPAPAPAAAPAGLDEVINHQQERP; this comes from the coding sequence ATGACCAACACCACCGCTGTGCCCGTGGCCGGGCCCGGTCGTGCCGCATCCAGTCCTGTGGCTGATGCGGACGAGCGCACCCGGGACCGGGTCCTCGCTGCCGTCCTGGAACACGGGCCGGTCAGCGCCGCCGAACTCGGAGACATGCTGGGCTTTACCCCGGCGGCAGTCCGGCGCCATCTGGACCACCTCTCGCGTGCCGGCGTCATTGAAGTAAAGCGGGTTGCCAAGCCGGGAGCGGGTGCCGGCCGCCCCGCGCGCCGCTACGTCCTCAGTTCCCAGGGCCAGTCAAGCCTGGGCAACGACTACCTGGACATCGCCGCGCTGGCGCTTCAGGAGTTGCAGAAGGTTGCCGGCCCGGATGCGGTGCGGGCCTTCGCCGAGGAACGGTTTGCGGACATGGAGCGCCGGTACGCACCGGAAATCGAACAGGCCGGCCCGGACATCCGCGACCGTGCCACCGCACTTTCAACCGCACTGAGCCGGGACAATTTCGTGGCTTCCGCCGCGACCATCGAAGCCAAGGCGCCGCTGCCCGCGGCACTGTCCAGCGTGCAGCTGTGCCAGGGCCATTGCCCCATCCAGCAGCTCGCGGCCCGGTTCCCGGTATTCTGCGACGTCGAAACCGAAGTCTTCTCAAGGCTGGTGGGAGTGGACGTACGCCGGCTTTCCACCTTGGCGCGGGGCGGCCACGTCTGCACCACCCACATACCTACAGGCAGGCTGTCTGCCAAACCGGCCCCCGCGCCGGCGGCAGCCCCCGCCGGCCTGGACGAAGTAATCAACCATCAGCAAGAAAGGCCGTGA
- a CDS encoding ABC transporter permease: protein MSGAALQETQQPASLARRVLLQGKYEALTMLRNGEQLILAIVLPLLALVGLTVTPFLDGTGSSRINVAVPGILALCAMSTAFTGQGIATGFDRRYGVLRFLSTTPLGRGGLIAGKVISVLAVLCIQVVVVGLVALALGWQPTAAGWLPGLALLALGAAAFTALGLLVAGTVRPEATLAITNLLWILLGAMGGIVIPAERLPAAAQAVVHFLPSGALGESMRAAFLGGAVNGGAALILLLWTVLAGAAAIRWFKWN from the coding sequence ATGAGCGGGGCAGCATTGCAGGAGACGCAGCAGCCGGCGTCCCTGGCGCGGCGCGTCCTGCTCCAGGGCAAATACGAGGCACTGACCATGCTGCGGAACGGCGAACAGCTGATCCTGGCGATCGTGCTGCCGCTGCTGGCACTCGTCGGCCTGACCGTGACCCCCTTCCTGGACGGCACGGGCTCCAGCCGCATCAACGTGGCCGTCCCGGGGATCCTGGCTCTGTGCGCCATGTCCACCGCCTTCACCGGGCAGGGCATCGCCACCGGTTTCGACCGCCGCTACGGCGTGCTCCGCTTTCTGTCCACCACGCCGCTGGGCCGGGGCGGGCTGATCGCAGGCAAAGTCATCTCTGTCCTGGCTGTCCTGTGCATCCAGGTAGTGGTGGTGGGCCTGGTTGCCCTTGCACTGGGATGGCAGCCGACGGCGGCGGGCTGGCTTCCGGGGCTGGCACTCCTTGCGCTGGGCGCCGCGGCGTTCACTGCCCTGGGGCTGCTGGTGGCCGGGACAGTCCGGCCGGAAGCGACGCTGGCCATCACAAACCTGCTCTGGATTCTTCTGGGGGCCATGGGCGGCATCGTGATCCCGGCCGAGCGGCTGCCTGCCGCGGCGCAGGCGGTGGTGCACTTCCTGCCGTCCGGCGCCCTGGGTGAATCGATGCGCGCCGCATTCCTGGGCGGGGCCGTGAACGGCGGCGCCGCCCTCATCCTGCTGCTTTGGACGGTTCTCGCCGGGGCTGCAGCCATCCGTTGGTTCAAGTGGAATTGA
- a CDS encoding SulP family inorganic anion transporter, producing the protein MEVRPSAVPAPCHSPPAGRGNRGRFSFRSAPILRHLGADVPASLVVFLVALPLSLGIAAASGAPIMAGLIAAAVGGIVAGSLGGSPLQVSGPAAGLTVVVAGLVQEFGWRVTCAITAAAGVVQLLLGISRVGRAALAVSPVVVKAMLAGIGVTIILQQLHVLLGAKPAGSALENLAALPAAITNLELHAALLGFAVVAILLRWKFLPAAVQRVPGPLAAVGAGTALAVAFAPGVERISLDGSILDAIALPQLPGGNWRAFAFAILTMALIASIESLLSAVAVDKMQTGPRTNLNRELIGQGAANIVSGSLGGLPVTGVIVRSATNVEAGAATRMSAILHGVWVLAFSALFAGLIQLIPLAVLAGLLVVIGGRLIKLADIRTSHRTGDLAVYAVTLVCVVFLNLLEGVMIGLALAAAHVLWRVLRAPIRAHRPTAPSSPWRVTIGGSCSFFGLPKLNGVLQSVSSGADVVVELNADYVDHSFREALLAWQRQQEATGATVILEEHGNTVFRDAASQAPRREDATELPLPPRKVPLLVGINKYHRRFAHQVRPLVTDLTDAQNPDGLFVACVDSRLNPNLITSSGPGDLLTLRNIGNVVCSNAGQEASIDAALSFAVNGLGVQSLVICGHSNCGAMKAVIAEADGGGNSSLGQAFTGWLDHVRPSYAELLAGHPVGRQAAAAGYSRVDQLAMVNVALQLAKLQEHPVAGPALAAGKVQAVGLFYDIATAKVLRINADGLEDLEAEFDAGLQGRALADR; encoded by the coding sequence ATGGAAGTCCGTCCGTCCGCCGTGCCCGCCCCCTGCCACAGCCCGCCAGCAGGGAGGGGAAACCGCGGTCGGTTCTCCTTCCGCAGCGCTCCAATTCTTCGCCACCTCGGCGCCGATGTACCGGCATCCCTGGTGGTGTTCCTCGTGGCCCTCCCGCTCTCCCTCGGCATTGCGGCCGCATCGGGAGCGCCCATCATGGCCGGACTCATCGCCGCCGCCGTTGGCGGAATCGTCGCCGGAAGCCTTGGCGGTTCACCGCTGCAGGTAAGCGGACCCGCGGCGGGTCTGACCGTCGTCGTGGCCGGTCTGGTCCAGGAATTCGGCTGGCGGGTGACCTGCGCCATCACAGCCGCGGCCGGCGTCGTGCAGCTCCTTCTTGGAATCAGCCGCGTGGGCCGCGCCGCCCTTGCCGTCTCGCCGGTAGTGGTCAAGGCCATGCTCGCGGGCATCGGTGTCACCATCATCCTGCAGCAGCTCCATGTGCTGCTCGGAGCCAAGCCCGCCGGATCTGCGTTGGAAAACCTCGCAGCCTTGCCCGCCGCCATCACCAACCTTGAACTGCATGCCGCCCTGCTGGGTTTTGCCGTGGTGGCAATCCTCCTGCGTTGGAAGTTCCTTCCGGCGGCTGTGCAGCGGGTGCCCGGTCCTCTTGCAGCGGTAGGTGCGGGCACTGCGCTGGCCGTGGCGTTCGCCCCCGGTGTGGAGCGTATCTCCCTGGACGGATCCATTCTTGACGCCATTGCCCTGCCGCAGTTGCCTGGCGGAAACTGGCGCGCCTTTGCCTTCGCCATTCTCACCATGGCCCTGATCGCCAGCATCGAATCCCTCCTGTCCGCCGTGGCCGTGGACAAGATGCAGACCGGCCCCCGTACCAATCTCAACCGGGAGCTCATTGGCCAGGGCGCGGCGAACATCGTCTCGGGCTCCCTCGGCGGACTGCCCGTGACAGGCGTTATTGTCCGCAGCGCCACCAACGTGGAGGCGGGCGCCGCCACCCGCATGTCCGCGATTCTGCATGGCGTCTGGGTCCTCGCGTTCTCGGCCCTCTTTGCAGGCCTGATCCAGCTGATCCCGCTGGCGGTCCTGGCCGGTTTGCTGGTGGTGATCGGCGGGCGGCTGATCAAACTGGCGGACATCCGCACCAGCCATCGGACCGGAGACCTGGCCGTTTACGCCGTGACCCTGGTGTGCGTGGTGTTCCTGAACCTGCTTGAAGGGGTCATGATCGGCCTGGCCCTCGCGGCCGCCCATGTCCTGTGGCGTGTACTGCGCGCCCCCATCCGTGCCCACCGCCCCACAGCGCCGTCGTCGCCCTGGCGTGTGACCATCGGCGGCTCGTGCAGTTTCTTCGGGCTGCCGAAGCTCAACGGGGTACTTCAGTCCGTTTCGTCCGGGGCGGACGTGGTGGTGGAGCTCAACGCCGACTACGTGGACCATTCGTTCCGTGAGGCCCTGCTGGCCTGGCAGCGCCAGCAGGAGGCCACGGGTGCCACGGTGATCCTTGAAGAGCATGGCAACACCGTGTTCCGGGATGCTGCCAGCCAGGCCCCACGGCGCGAGGACGCCACCGAACTGCCGCTGCCGCCGCGCAAGGTGCCGCTGCTGGTGGGCATCAACAAGTACCACCGCCGGTTTGCCCATCAGGTGCGTCCGCTGGTCACTGACCTGACGGACGCGCAGAACCCAGACGGTTTGTTCGTGGCCTGCGTGGATTCCCGCCTCAACCCAAACCTGATCACCAGCAGCGGCCCGGGGGACCTGCTCACCCTGAGGAATATCGGCAACGTGGTGTGCAGCAACGCGGGCCAGGAGGCTTCGATTGACGCTGCCTTGTCCTTCGCGGTCAACGGCCTTGGCGTGCAGTCCCTGGTCATTTGCGGCCATTCCAACTGCGGTGCCATGAAGGCAGTAATTGCGGAGGCTGACGGCGGCGGCAACAGCTCTCTGGGGCAGGCATTCACGGGCTGGCTGGACCACGTCCGTCCGAGCTACGCGGAACTACTGGCCGGGCATCCGGTGGGCAGGCAGGCTGCGGCGGCCGGCTACAGCAGGGTGGACCAGCTGGCCATGGTCAACGTGGCCCTGCAGCTGGCCAAGCTGCAGGAACACCCGGTGGCCGGGCCGGCGCTGGCGGCCGGAAAGGTGCAGGCCGTGGGTCTGTTCTACGACATTGCCACGGCGAAGGTCCTGCGCATCAATGCCGACGGTCTCGAGGACCTGGAGGCGGAGTTCGACGCCGGGCTGCAGGGGAGGGCCTTGGCCGACCGGTAG